A section of the Agarivorans litoreus genome encodes:
- a CDS encoding TolC family protein encodes MFIPSCKEVVLVVALSTSASLIAAPLNIERAVELALSSDPSENLYAQRQQQIAAMGVQSGQLKDPMVRLGLANLPTDSFKFDQDPMTQLSVGLTQEFSRGNTRELSGQRYQILERQTGHQAAERRLELSQQIRQMWLSVRFANTAQHLLAENKRLFARNVEHVRGQFELGYKQSQDLFQAELQLSKFDEQIAAYSQQEQAYRGQLATWLGAQAYQPFDSALPQWDATANYAEQANTEHYTLLSQHPLVLVKQAAIDEAEKQIEIANEAYKPAFRVEVGYGHRNTRDMDGSARPDLLSGFLSMDVPLFTDKRQDQAVISATRGKGVKQAERDLLLKNMNGRLHGQIAQVQNLNLRLARYQQTLLPQAQANTQAAIQGYQSNTVSFDLVVKAFMDETALQLEFEQLQTQQYQSLAQVRYFQAL; translated from the coding sequence ATGTTTATTCCCTCTTGCAAAGAGGTTGTGCTTGTCGTTGCGCTATCGACAAGTGCCTCGCTGATAGCCGCCCCTTTAAATATTGAGCGTGCGGTAGAGCTAGCGCTTAGCAGCGATCCCTCTGAGAATTTATATGCTCAGCGACAACAACAAATAGCTGCCATGGGTGTGCAGAGTGGTCAGTTAAAGGACCCGATGGTCAGGCTCGGTCTCGCGAACCTACCCACTGATAGCTTCAAATTTGACCAAGACCCTATGACTCAGCTGAGTGTTGGGCTTACCCAAGAGTTTAGCCGTGGCAATACCCGTGAGCTAAGCGGCCAGCGTTACCAAATATTGGAGCGGCAAACTGGCCACCAAGCTGCTGAGCGCCGCTTGGAACTTAGCCAGCAAATCCGACAAATGTGGTTAAGTGTGCGTTTCGCTAACACGGCACAACATCTTTTAGCCGAGAACAAGCGCTTGTTTGCTCGCAATGTTGAGCACGTGCGTGGCCAGTTCGAATTGGGCTATAAACAAAGCCAAGACCTGTTCCAAGCAGAGCTACAACTAAGCAAGTTTGATGAGCAGATCGCGGCTTATTCCCAGCAAGAGCAAGCCTATCGAGGACAGTTAGCAACGTGGCTTGGCGCTCAGGCTTACCAACCATTTGATAGCGCACTTCCGCAATGGGATGCCACCGCTAATTATGCAGAGCAAGCTAATACCGAACACTACACACTGCTGTCGCAGCACCCTCTGGTGTTGGTGAAACAAGCCGCCATTGATGAGGCTGAAAAACAAATCGAAATCGCCAATGAGGCTTACAAGCCGGCCTTTAGAGTCGAAGTTGGATATGGTCATCGAAACACTCGTGATATGGATGGTAGTGCTCGTCCCGATTTGCTTTCTGGTTTTTTGTCTATGGACGTCCCGTTGTTCACCGATAAACGTCAAGACCAGGCGGTTATTTCAGCTACACGTGGCAAGGGGGTGAAGCAAGCAGAACGCGACCTACTACTAAAAAACATGAATGGTAGGCTCCATGGTCAGATTGCACAGGTACAAAACCTTAATCTGCGCTTAGCTCGCTATCAGCAAACTTTGTTGCCGCAAGCCCAAGCTAATACCCAAGCCGCGATCCAAGGTTATCAATCTAATACAGTGAGCTTTGATCTGGTGGTCAAGGCTTTCATGGATGAAACAGCCTTGCAGTTGGAGTTTGAACAGTTACAAACCCAGCAGTACCAATCCCTTGCTCAAGTTCGTTATTTTCAGGCCCTGTAG
- a CDS encoding efflux RND transporter periplasmic adaptor subunit — translation MNKFVLSSLFLALGLGGGYFANDLMQHQHSTDSHTGYSASGEAEPLYWVAPMDPNYRRDKPGKSPMGMDLIPVFEESQSASQPGLVTIDPSVENNLGVRTAKVELNNFATAIETVGTLNLNENTQWQLNSRVSGWVEKLAVKAEGERVDAGQYLMSIYSPELVKAQDDLLNALNMGNKRLIDSAKTRLNVLGMSAQQVKRVTKQRRSEQLVELYAPSSAYIAKLGVREGAYITPATTLVDAGALDSIWLIGELFESQAGLVAEGDQVEMRVDSYPGQTWQGEIDYIYPNLDPQTRTLRVRMEFANDDERLKPNMYARVRVSSAQASQVLTIPSEAVIRGGRFDRVVMKRGAGKYQSVRVEVGRESQGQVEILDGLMSGDTIVTSAQFMLDSESSLSADFNRIGPPDRLTKSVVASGVVMAVKDGALTIAHEPVPEWEWPGMVMDFPLEQAEITEQIVPGRELKFTINKQDNQFPISKLVPGDLNPDALKQPAMGYDHGTMDHSTMDHSQMDHSQMNHGSMDHSTMDHSQMDHSQMNQSQMNHGSMDHSTMDHSQMDHSQMNQSQMNHGSMDHSTMDHSQMDHSQMNHSQMNHGSMDHSTMDHSQMGHRPQQNADMDTSTLVDEDLDWLDFDDEEGEQ, via the coding sequence ATGAATAAATTTGTATTAAGCAGTCTATTTCTAGCCCTTGGCTTGGGCGGAGGTTACTTCGCAAATGACTTGATGCAGCATCAGCATAGCACCGATAGTCACACTGGTTATAGCGCATCGGGGGAAGCTGAGCCGCTGTACTGGGTAGCGCCAATGGATCCTAACTATCGCCGTGATAAACCCGGTAAGTCTCCTATGGGCATGGATCTCATCCCCGTTTTTGAGGAGAGTCAATCTGCTAGCCAACCCGGCTTAGTCACCATCGACCCGAGTGTTGAGAATAACTTAGGTGTGAGAACTGCCAAGGTTGAGCTGAACAATTTCGCCACGGCCATTGAAACAGTGGGCACACTTAACCTGAACGAGAATACCCAGTGGCAACTTAATAGCAGGGTTTCAGGTTGGGTTGAAAAACTCGCGGTAAAAGCAGAGGGCGAGCGTGTTGACGCAGGCCAGTACCTTATGTCGATTTACTCACCGGAGCTGGTTAAGGCCCAAGACGACTTACTTAATGCCCTGAACATGGGTAACAAGCGTTTGATTGACTCCGCTAAAACTCGACTCAATGTACTGGGCATGTCAGCTCAGCAAGTTAAGCGCGTGACTAAGCAACGTCGTAGCGAACAGTTAGTTGAACTATATGCCCCTAGCTCTGCTTACATCGCTAAGCTTGGTGTGCGAGAGGGAGCTTATATCACCCCCGCTACTACGTTAGTTGATGCAGGAGCCTTGGATAGCATTTGGTTGATCGGTGAATTATTCGAGTCGCAAGCAGGCCTAGTGGCAGAGGGGGACCAGGTAGAGATGCGTGTGGATAGCTACCCCGGACAAACTTGGCAAGGTGAAATTGACTACATCTATCCCAATCTTGACCCGCAAACTCGCACCTTGCGTGTTCGCATGGAGTTTGCCAATGATGACGAGCGGCTCAAACCCAATATGTATGCTCGAGTCAGAGTCTCCTCGGCACAAGCGAGCCAAGTATTAACCATTCCTAGTGAAGCGGTGATTAGAGGCGGCCGTTTTGATCGCGTAGTAATGAAGCGAGGCGCAGGAAAGTACCAAAGCGTGCGAGTTGAAGTGGGTCGCGAAAGTCAGGGGCAAGTGGAAATACTTGATGGCTTGATGAGTGGTGACACCATCGTAACCAGTGCCCAATTTATGCTGGATTCTGAATCTAGCTTAAGTGCTGATTTCAATCGCATTGGCCCTCCAGATAGGCTTACCAAGTCGGTAGTGGCGAGTGGTGTGGTAATGGCGGTAAAAGACGGAGCCCTCACCATTGCCCATGAACCCGTGCCAGAGTGGGAGTGGCCAGGTATGGTGATGGACTTTCCATTGGAGCAGGCTGAAATTACCGAGCAGATCGTGCCGGGAAGAGAGCTCAAATTTACCATTAACAAACAAGATAATCAGTTTCCTATTTCCAAGCTTGTCCCAGGTGACTTGAATCCTGATGCATTGAAGCAACCAGCGATGGGGTATGACCACGGCACTATGGATCACAGCACAATGGATCATTCGCAGATGGACCACTCTCAAATGAACCATGGCAGCATGGATCACAGCACGATGGACCATTCACAGATGGACCATTCTCAAATGAACCAGTCTCAAATGAACCATGGCAGCATGGATCACAGCACGATGGACCATTCACAGATGGACCATTCTCAAATGAACCAGTCTCAAATGAACCATGGCAGTATGGATCACAGCACGATGGACCATTCACAGATGGACCACTCTCAAATGAACCATTCTCAAATGAACCATGGCAGCATGGATCACAGCACCATGGACCATTCACAGATGGGGCATCGTCCACAGCAAAATGCGGATATGGATACTAGCACCCTAGTGGATGAGGATTTGGATTGGCTGGATTTTGATGATGAAGAGGGAGAGCAGTAA
- a CDS encoding efflux RND transporter permease subunit produces the protein MIPSIIRWSIHNRFLVLVSTLAILVYGGFAIKNTPVDAIPDLSDVQVIIKTSYPGQAPQVVEDQVTYPLTTAMLSVPGAQTVRGYSFFGDSYVYIIFEDGTDIYWARSRVLEYLSQVAPNLPAAAKPALGPDATGVGWVFSYALVDRTGQHDLSQLRSIQDWFLKYELQTVAGVSEVATVGGMVKQYQISIDPDLLRAYQLSLPQLQSAISQGNQETGASVIEMGEAEYMVRSSGYISSIEDLQQLPLKLNPQGTPLLLGDVADIQVGPQMRRGLSELDGEGEVVGGVVVMRYGENAQQVIAAVKDKLDSLSASLPAGVEIVTTYDRSGLIERAVENLKDKLIEEFVVVVLVCAAFLFHIRSSLVVLVSLPVGIIIAFIVMSWQGINANIMSLGGIAIAIGAMVDGAIVMIENVHKHMEKTELTDANRWEVIGKAASEVGPALFFSLLIITFSFVPVFALHGQEGKMFSPLAYTKTYAMAAAAGLAITLVPVLMGYFIRGKVIAEHKNPLNRLLIASYKPLLKLSLKAPVLVLLIAVALVGVGFYPVNKIGSEFIPPLDEGDLMYMPTTYPGISIGKAREVLQQTNKLIKTVPEVERVWGKVGRAETATDPAPLTMIETFITLKPREQWREGMSTDKLRQELDNLVNFPGLTNAWVMPIKTRIDMLATGIKTPIGIKISGEDLSVIETIGKDIEDILGQVPGTASAYAERVTGGRYVKVDIDRIATARYGLNIADVQAVVSTAIGGMNVSETVEGLERYPINLRYPQRYRDSVEQLKLLPVVTPSGLRLTLGDVAAVYVEDGPPMIKTENARPNGWIFVDIEGRDLGSYVQDAKQYVQEHLTLPAGYSVSWSGQYEYMERAEATLKVVVPATLAIIMLLLYMAFRRVGEVLLILGTLPLAMIGGVWLMYLLGYNFSIAVGVGFIALAGVAVEIGVIMLMYLNQSLEETLSKHSIVSKQQLRTAIVEGAGLRVRPVMMTVATVIIGLIPIMYGEGTGSEVMQRIAAPMIGGMASAVVLTLLVLPSVYYLWKRISLRKLINE, from the coding sequence ATGATCCCTAGTATTATTCGCTGGTCGATACACAATCGTTTTTTAGTCTTGGTCTCGACGCTCGCTATTTTGGTCTACGGCGGTTTCGCCATCAAAAACACGCCCGTCGACGCCATCCCAGACTTGTCAGATGTGCAGGTCATCATTAAGACCTCCTATCCGGGCCAAGCTCCACAGGTGGTTGAAGATCAGGTTACCTATCCACTGACCACCGCTATGTTATCGGTACCTGGAGCACAGACTGTTCGAGGCTACTCCTTTTTTGGTGACTCCTATGTCTACATCATTTTTGAAGATGGTACCGATATTTACTGGGCACGTTCGCGGGTATTAGAGTACTTATCGCAAGTCGCACCTAATCTGCCGGCAGCAGCAAAGCCCGCGCTAGGGCCTGATGCTACGGGTGTTGGCTGGGTGTTTAGTTATGCCTTAGTTGACCGCACCGGCCAGCATGACCTTAGTCAGTTACGCAGTATTCAAGATTGGTTCTTGAAATACGAGCTGCAAACGGTTGCTGGAGTTAGTGAAGTGGCAACCGTCGGCGGCATGGTGAAGCAGTACCAGATAAGCATCGATCCCGATCTCCTGCGAGCCTACCAGCTGAGCCTGCCGCAGCTACAGAGTGCTATTTCTCAAGGGAATCAAGAGACCGGTGCCAGCGTAATTGAAATGGGTGAAGCCGAGTACATGGTGCGCAGTAGCGGCTACATAAGCTCGATCGAAGACTTGCAACAATTACCATTAAAACTCAACCCACAAGGTACTCCCTTGTTACTGGGTGATGTTGCCGATATTCAAGTAGGGCCACAAATGCGCCGAGGGCTCTCAGAGCTTGATGGCGAGGGCGAAGTGGTCGGTGGCGTAGTGGTGATGCGCTACGGGGAAAATGCCCAACAGGTCATTGCAGCTGTTAAAGACAAGCTAGACAGTTTGAGCGCTTCACTGCCCGCTGGCGTAGAAATTGTCACCACTTATGACCGCTCTGGCTTGATTGAACGTGCTGTAGAAAACCTCAAAGACAAATTGATTGAAGAGTTTGTGGTGGTGGTCTTAGTGTGTGCGGCGTTCCTGTTCCATATCCGCAGCTCACTGGTGGTATTGGTAAGTTTGCCTGTGGGGATCATTATCGCCTTCATCGTGATGAGTTGGCAGGGCATCAATGCCAACATCATGTCGTTGGGAGGCATCGCCATCGCCATTGGCGCGATGGTTGATGGAGCCATCGTAATGATTGAAAACGTGCACAAGCACATGGAGAAAACCGAGCTTACCGACGCCAACCGGTGGGAAGTGATTGGCAAAGCGGCTTCAGAGGTGGGGCCTGCCTTGTTCTTCTCGTTGTTGATCATTACCTTCAGCTTCGTGCCGGTCTTTGCCTTGCACGGCCAAGAAGGCAAGATGTTCTCGCCCTTGGCTTACACCAAGACCTACGCCATGGCGGCAGCAGCTGGCTTGGCAATCACGCTAGTGCCGGTACTTATGGGTTACTTTATTCGCGGCAAGGTGATTGCCGAGCATAAGAACCCATTGAATCGGCTTCTGATTGCCAGCTACAAGCCACTACTCAAGCTCAGCTTGAAAGCGCCTGTGCTAGTACTGCTTATCGCTGTCGCCTTAGTCGGTGTAGGTTTTTATCCGGTCAACAAGATTGGTAGTGAGTTTATCCCGCCTTTGGACGAGGGGGATTTGATGTACATGCCAACCACTTATCCTGGGATTAGTATTGGCAAGGCGCGAGAAGTCTTACAACAGACCAATAAGCTGATCAAGACAGTGCCAGAAGTAGAAAGGGTTTGGGGCAAAGTTGGTCGTGCAGAAACAGCGACTGATCCGGCACCTCTCACCATGATCGAAACCTTCATCACGCTTAAGCCCCGAGAGCAATGGCGAGAAGGAATGTCTACCGACAAACTGCGCCAAGAGCTTGATAACTTGGTGAACTTCCCTGGATTAACCAATGCTTGGGTAATGCCGATAAAAACTCGTATCGACATGCTTGCAACTGGGATCAAAACGCCTATTGGCATCAAAATATCAGGCGAAGACCTCAGTGTAATTGAGACCATTGGTAAAGACATTGAAGACATCCTTGGCCAAGTTCCTGGCACCGCCTCCGCATACGCCGAGCGTGTTACCGGTGGACGCTATGTGAAAGTAGATATCGACCGAATTGCAACTGCTCGCTATGGCCTTAACATCGCCGATGTGCAAGCCGTTGTTTCTACAGCCATTGGCGGGATGAATGTGTCTGAGACAGTGGAAGGCTTAGAGCGCTACCCGATTAACTTACGCTATCCCCAGCGTTACCGCGACAGCGTAGAACAACTAAAACTATTGCCTGTGGTCACGCCAAGTGGACTGCGATTAACCCTTGGAGATGTGGCAGCGGTTTACGTTGAAGACGGGCCGCCGATGATTAAGACCGAAAACGCACGCCCTAATGGTTGGATCTTCGTTGATATTGAAGGCCGTGACTTAGGCAGCTACGTACAAGATGCTAAGCAGTACGTGCAAGAGCATCTAACTCTGCCAGCGGGCTATTCAGTCAGTTGGTCAGGGCAATATGAATACATGGAACGCGCAGAAGCCACCTTGAAAGTGGTGGTACCGGCAACGCTTGCCATCATTATGTTGCTGTTGTACATGGCCTTTAGGCGAGTGGGTGAAGTGCTCCTAATCCTAGGCACCTTGCCCTTAGCGATGATTGGCGGCGTTTGGCTCATGTATCTATTGGGTTACAACTTCTCCATTGCCGTTGGCGTGGGTTTCATCGCTCTAGCGGGGGTTGCTGTAGAAATTGGCGTCATCATGCTGATGTACCTTAATCAATCACTTGAAGAGACCTTGTCCAAACACAGCATTGTTAGCAAGCAACAATTACGCACAGCCATTGTTGAAGGTGCTGGTTTGCGCGTACGGCCGGTGATGATGACCGTTGCCACGGTGATCATAGGCCTAATTCCGATTATGTATGGTGAAGGCACCGGCTCCGAAGTCATGCAAAGAATTGCTGCACCGATGATCGGCGGTATGGCCTCAGCGGTGGTATTAACCCTGCTAGTGCTGCCCTCAGTTTATTACTTATGGAAACGCATATCTCTGCGCAAACTAATTAACGAATAA
- a CDS encoding copper resistance protein CopA, whose protein sequence is MKKLASIVTASILTLVSVTANAHSEHCKDTELGSVMKDMKSELKAYVDAFKDDDQTAMQQHAAQLISSAKEAKQLIPLKLQDSEHHMAEHEDHMAEMANVDHSSMSHSSMDHSNMPDMEGMDHNTHMAHVSYMKGIDELLVLFGQLQQVDDKKLVKNTLIEVKKHSKRSHKEFRMSCDK, encoded by the coding sequence ATGAAAAAGTTAGCTTCAATAGTTACCGCATCCATTCTTACGCTAGTGAGCGTTACCGCCAATGCCCACAGTGAACACTGTAAAGACACTGAGCTTGGCTCGGTTATGAAGGATATGAAATCTGAGCTTAAAGCCTACGTTGATGCATTCAAAGATGATGACCAGACCGCTATGCAGCAACATGCAGCACAACTGATTAGTAGTGCTAAAGAAGCCAAGCAACTGATCCCACTGAAGCTGCAAGATAGCGAACATCACATGGCTGAGCATGAAGATCATATGGCAGAGATGGCTAACGTAGACCACTCGAGTATGAGCCATTCAAGTATGGATCACAGTAACATGCCAGATATGGAAGGTATGGACCACAATACCCATATGGCACATGTGAGCTATATGAAAGGTATAGATGAACTGCTGGTGTTATTTGGCCAACTACAACAAGTTGATGACAAGAAACTCGTCAAAAACACCCTAATCGAAGTGAAGAAGCACAGCAAACGAAGTCATAAAGAATTTCGTATGAGTTGCGATAAATAG
- a CDS encoding cytochrome b/b6 domain-containing protein, with translation MMNVKQKILVWDRFIRFYHWLQLALLVGLWLSMKYDEVDLHMQLGLALLALLLVRFIWGYFGSETALFKSLQLHPKGALDELKQELGGTESIHTGHSYLGSYMVLALWVLLLIQLLSGLFNSDDILSDGPLYAYVDEQYYEWFKALHSNNVDYLFALIAIHILAIGYFCLRKRGYLRAMFSGYKNKDIASKPNIKPGLWPILAASLLIALTLVF, from the coding sequence ATGATGAATGTTAAACAAAAAATTTTGGTGTGGGACAGGTTCATTCGTTTTTATCACTGGCTGCAATTAGCTCTGCTAGTCGGTTTGTGGTTAAGTATGAAGTACGATGAAGTGGATTTGCACATGCAGCTAGGTTTGGCACTCTTGGCTTTGCTTCTGGTTCGATTCATCTGGGGCTACTTTGGTAGTGAAACCGCGCTGTTTAAGTCACTACAGCTTCACCCTAAAGGTGCACTCGATGAACTTAAACAAGAATTGGGCGGCACAGAAAGCATACATACTGGGCACTCTTACCTTGGTTCTTATATGGTGCTGGCTTTATGGGTACTGCTGTTAATACAACTTCTATCAGGCTTGTTTAATTCTGATGACATTCTCTCTGATGGACCCTTATATGCCTATGTGGACGAACAATACTACGAATGGTTTAAAGCCCTCCATTCAAATAACGTTGATTACTTATTTGCGCTTATCGCAATTCATATACTGGCGATTGGCTACTTTTGCTTAAGGAAGCGTGGTTACTTGAGAGCTATGTTCAGTGGTTATAAGAATAAAGATATTGCAAGCAAACCTAACATCAAGCCTGGGCTTTGGCCGATATTGGCAGCTAGTTTGCTGATAGCATTGACCTTAGTTTTCTAA
- the dmeF gene encoding CDF family Co(II)/Ni(II) efflux transporter DmeF, whose amino-acid sequence MDHQHQAAFDISSQAHQHDFSHHTNQGEQRTLIVLALTAITMVVEIVAGTWFGSMALLADGWHMGTHVAAFVITIFVYRYARKHANNPKFSFGTGKVSSLGGFASAIALAVVSLLMIIESITRFFEPQAIAFNQAILVAVIGLLVNLVSAWILKDDHHHHHDEEHSHSHQDHNLRAAYMHVLADALTSLLAIFALLAGKYAGLNWLDPVMGIVGALVISKWAWGLISLTSSHLLDQQCQTTENRVREALKDEEIEITDLHVWHLGEKSLSAVISIRSEAPRPLVTYKQLLQHIPKLKHVSIEVHK is encoded by the coding sequence ATGGATCACCAACATCAAGCCGCTTTTGATATTAGCAGCCAAGCTCACCAACACGATTTTTCTCACCACACCAATCAAGGTGAACAGCGTACATTAATTGTATTAGCGCTTACTGCCATTACCATGGTAGTTGAAATTGTTGCTGGAACTTGGTTTGGCTCCATGGCTTTGCTTGCCGATGGTTGGCACATGGGGACTCACGTTGCTGCATTCGTGATAACTATCTTTGTTTATCGATATGCTCGCAAGCACGCAAACAACCCCAAGTTCAGCTTTGGTACCGGAAAAGTCAGTTCGCTTGGAGGTTTTGCCAGTGCAATTGCTTTAGCGGTAGTTTCTCTTCTCATGATAATTGAGTCGATTACTCGCTTCTTCGAACCACAAGCGATTGCCTTTAATCAAGCGATTTTAGTTGCTGTTATTGGCTTGTTAGTTAACTTAGTAAGTGCTTGGATTCTCAAAGATGATCACCATCATCACCATGACGAAGAGCACAGCCACTCTCACCAAGATCACAATCTACGCGCAGCATATATGCACGTGCTGGCCGACGCACTAACATCATTACTCGCTATATTTGCTCTGCTCGCTGGCAAATACGCTGGGCTTAATTGGTTAGACCCAGTAATGGGTATTGTGGGAGCTCTAGTTATAAGTAAATGGGCCTGGGGCTTAATCTCATTAACAAGTAGTCACTTACTCGACCAACAGTGTCAAACCACCGAGAACCGTGTGCGTGAAGCTTTGAAAGACGAAGAGATAGAAATCACAGATTTGCATGTTTGGCACCTCGGAGAGAAGTCACTTAGCGCTGTAATCTCAATACGCAGCGAAGCACCTCGTCCGTTGGTAACTTATAAACAGTTGTTACAACATATTCCTAAGCTGAAACATGTAAGTATCGAAGTTCATAAGTAG
- the zapA gene encoding cell division protein ZapA: MTQGVDIILLGKNYRVACPVGEEDKLRQAADELSQRLEALKEKSSVNSTEHLAIMVGLHLSYELHNEQAKNQNYADNMNQRIVELQNTIERALLEQSQPVGNVE, encoded by the coding sequence ATGACGCAGGGCGTAGACATAATATTGTTAGGCAAGAACTACCGAGTAGCTTGCCCGGTCGGTGAAGAAGATAAACTTCGCCAAGCCGCCGACGAATTATCTCAACGTTTAGAAGCGCTCAAAGAAAAGAGCAGCGTTAATAGTACCGAGCACTTAGCCATAATGGTTGGTTTGCACCTCTCTTACGAGCTGCATAACGAACAAGCAAAAAATCAGAATTATGCTGATAATATGAATCAGCGAATAGTAGAGCTGCAAAACACCATTGAGCGTGCCTTGCTAGAGCAGAGCCAACCAGTGGGTAATGTTGAATAG
- a CDS encoding UPF0149 family protein, whose translation MTKIAYPDYEDLGELLIGSKILVSPAEVHGLLSGLLAAGLPSDGDWLSQINALINDGQGLPVEIKKQLKIVMEATHSGMSDSLLGFQLMLPSDDLVVEERTEALAQWVQSFLVGFGVVQSDLNKLAEDVQELVKDFTEISQLSSDLDDDEEENEQALFQVVEYVRIGAITIFAHLTASDSDLQQPTLH comes from the coding sequence GTGACTAAAATTGCATATCCAGATTATGAAGATCTGGGTGAACTCCTCATTGGTTCAAAAATATTGGTAAGCCCTGCTGAAGTTCATGGCCTGTTAAGTGGCCTTTTAGCAGCGGGTTTGCCTAGTGATGGCGACTGGTTGAGCCAGATAAATGCACTTATTAACGATGGCCAAGGTTTACCTGTTGAAATTAAAAAGCAGCTAAAAATTGTAATGGAAGCCACCCACAGCGGCATGAGCGATAGCTTATTGGGCTTTCAATTAATGTTGCCCAGTGATGACCTAGTAGTAGAAGAGCGTACCGAAGCCTTAGCTCAATGGGTACAAAGCTTTTTGGTGGGTTTTGGTGTGGTACAAAGCGATCTCAATAAGTTGGCCGAAGACGTGCAGGAATTGGTTAAAGATTTCACCGAAATTAGCCAATTGTCTTCTGATTTAGATGATGACGAAGAAGAAAACGAACAAGCCTTATTCCAAGTGGTGGAATACGTGCGTATTGGCGCCATTACTATCTTTGCTCACCTTACTGCCAGTGATAGCGACCTACAACAACCTACATTGCATTAA
- the pepP gene encoding Xaa-Pro aminopeptidase: MFLQRRQQLFSAMSDNSVAIFCAAEEQTRSRDTEFPFRQDSDFYYFCGFNEPSALLLLIKHAGETRTVLFNRRKDKLAEIWQGRRLGQEQAVSHLGIDKAHAIEELGEHLHLELDGLEKVYLAQGRYPAYDQQIFAAIECLRNGLRQGFKAPKQIEDWRPIVDEMRLIKSADEVALMRKAGEISAAGHVRAMRSCKVGMWEYQLEAEIHHEFLMAGSRAPAYGTIVGAGDNACILHYTENESVMQDGDLVLIDAGAEYQMYAGDITRTFPVNGKFSPEQAKLYKVVLDAQLAALDMLKPGVSIYEVNQVVLNIMVSGLVDLGIMQGDVATLIEEEAYKEYYMHGLGHWIGLDVHDVGDYYDVKRTRPLVEGMAITIEPGLYIPADAEVPAAYQGIGIRIEDDVVITSEGREILTSNVPKSIAEIEALMATS, translated from the coding sequence GTGTTTTTACAACGTCGTCAGCAGTTATTTTCTGCCATGTCAGACAACAGTGTTGCGATTTTCTGTGCTGCCGAAGAACAAACGCGCAGCCGCGATACTGAGTTTCCCTTTCGCCAAGACAGCGACTTTTACTACTTCTGTGGGTTTAACGAGCCTAGCGCATTGTTATTGCTGATAAAGCACGCTGGCGAAACCCGTACTGTATTGTTTAATCGCCGTAAAGATAAGCTCGCCGAAATTTGGCAAGGCCGCCGTTTAGGCCAAGAGCAAGCCGTTAGCCATTTAGGCATCGATAAAGCCCACGCCATAGAAGAGCTAGGTGAGCACTTACATCTTGAGCTAGATGGTTTAGAAAAGGTGTATTTAGCACAAGGGCGTTACCCCGCTTACGACCAACAAATTTTTGCTGCCATCGAATGTTTACGCAATGGTTTGCGTCAAGGCTTTAAAGCGCCTAAGCAAATCGAAGACTGGCGACCCATTGTTGATGAGATGCGCTTGATAAAATCTGCCGACGAAGTGGCGCTTATGCGTAAAGCCGGTGAGATTTCTGCCGCTGGTCATGTGCGTGCTATGCGCAGTTGTAAGGTAGGCATGTGGGAATACCAGTTAGAAGCCGAAATTCATCACGAGTTTTTAATGGCTGGCTCACGCGCTCCTGCTTACGGCACTATTGTTGGTGCTGGCGACAACGCTTGTATTCTGCATTACACCGAGAACGAAAGCGTGATGCAAGATGGTGATTTAGTGCTGATTGATGCCGGCGCCGAATACCAAATGTATGCCGGAGACATTACCCGAACCTTCCCAGTAAACGGTAAGTTTAGCCCCGAGCAAGCCAAGCTTTACAAGGTGGTTTTAGACGCCCAGTTAGCCGCTTTGGATATGTTAAAACCGGGTGTGTCGATTTATGAGGTTAACCAAGTAGTGCTTAACATTATGGTAAGTGGCTTGGTTGATTTAGGCATTATGCAAGGTGACGTTGCCACACTCATTGAAGAAGAAGCTTACAAAGAGTATTACATGCACGGCTTAGGACATTGGATTGGCCTAGACGTCCACGATGTGGGTGACTATTACGATGTTAAGCGCACTCGACCATTGGTAGAGGGCATGGCCATCACCATTGAACCTGGCCTGTATATTCCTGCAGATGCCGAGGTGCCAGCGGCTTATCAAGGCATAGGTATTCGTATTGAAGACGATGTGGTGATAACCAGCGAAGGTCGTGAAATTCTTACCAGCAATGTGCCTAAATCTATCGCCGAAATTGAAGCTCTAATGGCGACTAGCTAG